The window ATCAGattcttgtttctctctcagccATGAACTGTGAACCAGATACATTCATTATCACCAGATCTGAGACACAAACCAAACTACCATCTGAACTAGAACGGGTTCAGATGGTATCAATTATTGATTTATGGCCAAAGGCacgttttgtgaggtcacatcTCAAATTCATCTTCGAGTCCCGGTGAACGTTTCTGCCAAAATGTACAAGAAGGCTCACCAGAGACGTCACGGTCACCAGAACGAGACGGACAAACCagaaactgtgaataaagacagatgacgcgtctcaacttcctcccactaaacagaaatgaagccaaaatattctggatacaaacgctgccgtCCTGCGTTGATGCTTTAATTTGGAGCCCGAGCGACCGGGGCAGGGAGCCGGGGTatcgctcgaccaatcgtgagtcagtctcacctgtcaatcatgacgtcacCATCCAATAACGAattaaacacttgaacaaatatCTTTTAGGAATGTTTATGCGAcgacatgtactttgactttacaggttgatccatgtcccatctgccaacatggagaAGGTGGATTTTGTATTCATGCACCAAACATTCTGCACAAACTCTCACAACATATCAGAAATGAATCCTCtgtcaaattatatttttacattattggTGTCAAGTATTATATAAAATCTGACATCCACTGTATAATTGTTTCTCCTCTGAGGGTTGAAGGGGGGCTGGAGACAATCTGGACGAACTGGAGTGTGTgtaatctggtgcagatccaaataaaatatgtatctgctgaatttaaatgtttcatcagGAGCCTGTTGAGCTGTGGTGACTGACTGATACTTCATATGAATCACCTCGAGCTGCTGTGAAACGTTCCATATGAATAAAGGTTATTATATAAGTTTATTTGAATCCTCTcacctcagctcctctctctcctgagtCACTCACTCAGTCACCAACAAAACCCCTGATTGTTTAAAATCTCCAAAACAATCTCTGTGACTCTAAGTCCTGGTTCCTCACTCATCACAAACATGGATGCCGACGCCCGACACGCCCTCTCATCGCTTCGCGTGCCTCCCCCATCTCGTGCACGCCGCCCCGGCCCCCTGGCGGCGCGGCGTCAGGCCTGGACGTTTGCCGGGTATCGGCGCTGGGCTCAGGACGGCAGAAGACAAGCTGATTAAGCTGCAGGATTTCCAGCGGCTCAGAGCAGCTATTCCCAGCATCGGCCGGGCAGATTAGAccctctggagctgctgctgctgccgagcGGGGGGGACGACTCGCTGAGGGCGTTATTTCAGCTTCCACTCAATTACATGACTCAGTTCTCTGGAAGCTGACCAGAGGAACTAGTATTTGTTTAATGGAGGGTTAAACACGTCACCGACAGAGACACGTTATCCTCGACCCTCTGTAGGATTTATCCATctactgaccaatcacaaagcCTTCTGGACTTCTCTGAGTCTGAAGgagtttacatttatttcctctgtacctccgtcaaggcccgACAGTCTCCTGAGCTTCAATCAGGTCTCATAGCTGAGTCAACGAAACAATGCAGATCATGAAATCATCATTTCTATTGAGGAGTAATTGTAGctttttttccatcaaaatCCTTGAATTGTTCTCTGGGAAAATGATAAAACTTGAGCGAATCAGGTTAAATCCCAGAAACACCCACGTGCTGGACTCAGAGCGTTACTCACTTCCTCCGCCCACACACTCATTTCTCCAATTCTGccgtgcagacacacaaataacagtcagtttaaaacctgcagcaccgtctcagacacacaaacatttacatgtttCTACTTTCAACCAAACATCTACAAGTACGAAGCTTTGGCTGGAAAGTTGGTGTCATGGTGTCGCTTCAGTCTCCTGCACAGTCGACTTGAAGGGGGATCTCACATAGCTTTCGTAATGTAGAGTGTGGAGACCCAACTTGAGGCCGCAGGGACGTGAAAACTCTTTAAATGATATCGTTCCGTCACAGTTGCCGGACGACCTACATGATAATTTGACAttgcacatgtctgtaatctGGGAAAACATCAGGCTTGGGCCTGGATGCTTAGTTTAATCTTGGGTTCGCACAGGTTCGGGCAAAACATTTTTGCCCGAGCCGCACTCCAACTTAATTAACtttctctgcccccccccccctcgcagCTCTGAGCCTCGGCCAGTTGCCCGTTGCGTAATCCCTGCTCAGGCTGCTACCGGAGTAGATTTTTGGCCGTTCTCGCTCAGCCACTCGGTCACAGACACTCACATGCAGCGACCTGTCTCCACACACGGTGAACTAAAACAATCTCAGTGCTGTTTATAACCAAAGCTCAGGATTAAACCGTTAACCAGCCCGAACCGTCCCCGATACAAACACCTGCCTCTAAAAGCAGCAGGAGCTCGGACTAAAAACAGCCGCAGCACTCAGGTCAAACGTGTGATTATATGATTAGaaagaaatgtcacaaaaatgaTTAACAGCTGTAACTTTAGGGCAGATTTTAATCACTGAACCTTCTGGAACTCCAGTGAAGCTTTGGAGAAGAAACTCTTACTAAAAAGACGAGTGAGAACAGATCAGGGAGCAGTAATGATTTTCCAGAGCTTCACCGGTTCTCTCGTCTCAAACAAAGCATCTGACAGCGTGATCCGTCAGCTCGGGTTTGGAAGAAGCTGCGATCGAGTGCAGGTCGGAGGCAGAAAACTAAAGAATCTTCTACGTTCAACCACAGCATCAACGTCCCTGAACAGGGACatcaaacatgtaaaaatagcAGTGACAAGATTATTTCACGATTACAAACTGTAAAGACTTAAAATTGTCAGAGATTTAAACCCTTCTTAGTTTCAGCTTTAAACCTTTTCCATGTGTTTATGCTTTAGAATCAGTAATTTGAGATTAGAAAGAAAATTAGTAAATTAGTAAATAAAGTTATACctgaaaagtgaagcctaagcgtcttgatcgccccctgatggctgcCTGCAGAATACgccataaaccctgcctcctccatgttagcagattagACACGGACCAAACTTTGATGATGGTGAAacgttgtgattgacagctgagactggcttcTTGATTGGTCGAGAGCATACGTCAGCAGGACCTCGGTACCAAACCCATATCAGTGACATTTTGGATTTATgtctggaaagtgggaggcgtcatccatctttatttaccgtctATGGTTTGTAGAGACAAGAATAAACTTTCCCATTTACATTAAAAGAAACGTGTTGTATTCTTTACATCTGTATCTCACATCTGGCAGGTGCTTTTTCATGTTATTGCTCAAAGGCACTTCAACACGTGAACTCATTAGCTGCTTATTGGGGATTTGAACCTTTCATTAGGTTTCAGTCGTGTGGTTGTAggatcaaataaagaaaacacgaTTTCTTCTCTTTACACATTTATTGTATTCATATGAATCCAAAAgtgcaaaaaatgaaaatacaaaataaaacagctccACTCAAcaaatgaaagcagcttttaaaaagcACAGAGATTCTTCTCAAATTAAATTGCTGTGGATTTGATTTTCACTCTTGCTTGATGCAAGCAACCAATCAGGTGCCAAGTGACAGGAGCACAGAATTATGTAACACACAACTGTAAATCCTTTTAGTGCGGCGGTGCCAACAGGGACCCGGAGAAACCTGGTACCCCCGCCGGATTATCACAGTCTTAGAAATGTACGAGGGTAGTACGGATTATCAACTGCACGAGAGAAAAACCCCCCCTGGGTTCCGAGCTCTAGGTTCTGGGTTTGGTGGCGAAGGTGAGGTAACCTGTGTGACCCGGTATCTCCCTGGGAGGCGTGGTCGTCTTCAGGGCGACGGAGGCGTGGTTTGGCGCCTGCTGTTTGGCGTCGGGCTCGGTCTGAGAGTAGGAGTCGGGGCCGAAGTCGGGCAGCGGCAGGGAGATGTTTCTAACGTCGTGGACTCTGAGCAGAACCTCCAAGGGGCTGATGTCCTCGAAGCCCTGATCCGCCAGAGCCACGCACGTCTTCTGAACCTGCTCAATGCACGGAGAGAACGAGCACAGCCGACcccctggagagagagagagagaacaatgaTCACCAGGCAATAACTAATATTAATGTCAGTGAGTCGAGGTCGATCTGAAAAAGGAAATTCAGAGATGAGAAACACATCTTAGTTTGTAAAGATGGCGCCGTGCAGGACTCGTGTTGCTGTCCACAAAATGTGGGACGATCTGGTGACATCTGAACTATTGTTGGGAACAATCAGTGAAGTTGTGATTTCCTCCCAGAGATTCTCCTAAAGATCCAGACGAGGTCGGTGCAGGTCCATTTAATCCAGGATCTCTGTTCTGAGGAGAGCTCGACTTCCTGGGAACAGGAGAAGCTGACTGGACCGGAGGTTTCCACCgaaacacaatgtttatgaAAAGGAAACAATTACACAATTATCCTCGTGTGAGTGAACCGGGCCAACACGCTCGTGACAACCACACGAATCATGTCTGAAGAACGtgcatgtttcctctgtgtcatcTGAAACAGTCACGGACATAGAAAAATAATCCAAACCAGATTTGTAAACTTAATACGGGCTGAAGGAGGAATCTTCTTCCCTCCAGGGAAACTCAGGATACTACAGCttctaataataatttgttttcctTGCACCCAGAAGCGCTTTGGAAAAGCATCTTCTTTCCCTAACAAAGCAGACCTGTGACCTGTCGGGCTCCAGGCGGAGGTTTGTGGATCATCAGGGGATGAGCCGGAGAACAGATCGCCTGCCGGCCCCGGCCTCTCGTCTCCAAACGAATCCCCGCTGCGATCACAGCAGGAGGCCGCGATGAGCCAAGTGCACTTTCACCGGCTGACCTGAAGAGCAAAGAATGTGACTCGGAGCAGTGCAGCTGGACGGAGCTGGGATCAGAGGAGTTTCCTCGCGGGTCTTTTTCAGCACTAATACAGATTTTAAGTTAAAGATAtcgttgttttttcttctcagtgTCAAACCTGCTTCTAAACAGATGAACCAATCAGCTCGATGTCCAGATTCACGTAATCTTCACATGTAGTTTCAATTACATCCTCTGGGAGGttcagatgttttcaccccgtgTGCGTGGAtttctttagtttgttttttctttgtttaacttCCACCGAGTCCACTTCTTAACAGCGGTTAGCACGAGAGCTAGGCTAACGTCAGCCATTACCAGACGAGGGGAGGGGCGGGTCCTTTTCACGCAGATCGGCCGGTAGCTTCTCACGTCAGGGTCACGTGTAGAGACGGGAAAATCTGTATGTACGACTGTGAACGTGAAACCTCACTGTtgttaataatattaaattgaatgtggacaaaacatttcacaagcACAAACTTGTTAGTGACCCAGATCTGATCCCGTCCACTTCCTGCTTCAGGACTAATGGAAGACGCAGAGGTGCCTGATGGGAGATGAACGAGTCGGTCGTCAACCCTTTGGATTCAGAAGCTGCAGATTTACTCAGCGGACTCATGACTGAAGGTGCAGCTCTGTTGGAAGTTCATTGTGTCTCATAAACGCCGCAGGATGTTTCAGATAGCAGACGATCCTTCAGCTCACAGGACCAGTGTTCTCCCCCCCGACGGCCATAAACACAGCTCCGCGGTCTCCCGGCAACCAGCACCGACACAGGGAGGGGTCGGGTTGATGATTATACAAGGGCGTCTCGAGCCGTTATTAATAACCTCGACTATCAGCCATACGTTCACAGCCTGGATCCTTACATGCACGGAGCTGGGAGGTGTTCGTGAGGCTCAGGGTTCTTGAGTTTGTTCTCGTGTGTTTGCTCTAAAACTTGAATAATAAAAGACTCCTTAGTCCTTCGAGtggcagggagggagggtgggctCCTTCTGAGAACAGCTGAGCACAGCGACGGGACGCAGGCCAAAACGTTCCCTGAATTACaacttggtaaaaaaaaagaaaaaagggggaataTTTCACTGCCTCTTGTTTATTCCACTGCAGTGAAGCAGATCTGTGCCTGAGAAGAGATCTGCAGTTACATCACAGACTCTATCATCACAGCCCAAATGGTGACTGTGATTCATCAGAGGAAGAAACTACTTTGATAAAGATTAATGATCTAATATGAAAGATATGTGAGACAATTTGTTATTTCATAGAgaactgaaaacatcactgagttttaaaacattataatgttcagtttcCTTTGTTctggacaaatacaaaaaaaaaaccccagcagATTGACTAATagtaaaaattaaataatttgctGGGTGAGAGTTATCATTGGTTTTTGTCTTACTTTTATTCAACAAACACCATGACCTCACTTTTGGAAATGAAATTCCAAAAATGCTCTAGcagatgtaaacaggaagctcAATGTGAAACTCATTTATTTAGGTCGTATCTGTTCGAACTGGCACTATTTAAAGTATTTAGCCATtagcacttcctgtttgcagacACAAGCAGGCAACCGTCACTGGATTGTTTTGATTCTGAAGAAAAATGTAGAACTTGATGATTCTTGTGATTTATGGATAAGAGAAGGTCTATTCTTGGAAAGTCGGAGTTTTGTCCGAGTGGATTTTACGGTCGTCGTGCCGACCTGAGCTCAAAGTTTCCTCCGACGCTGCAGGTGAATTTGTTAACGTTTCACTCTTTGGGTTCTTGGCTTGGCTCCGACTCTCCGGAGAAAACATCCAGCCGGAGCAGTGGGAAGCAAATGAAGCTTTTCCTTTTGGAGCCACAATCACCAGCTCTCTCCCTGCAGCATAACCCTGTATGGTCATGGGACAGCTTCCACAATGGCTGCCCTGTATTTATCTGTATCTttacgtgtgcgtgtgtgtgtgtgtgtgtgtgtgtgtgtgtgtgtgtgtgttgtatgctATGGTCCAGCTCATGAAATGTGGCAGTGGCACCATAAAAGGGAgtcggaggaggtggagagagttGCAGAGCAGCATCTTCACTCCTGCAGCATTCCTCTTCATATTGGGGCTTGGTTCTTAAAAACCATGATGCATTCACGTGCCTCAGGAATATTTGCTTTCAGACTAACCAGCTCACCTGTTTGGGTCGATGTTGATCACAGtgattattttgtgtgtaattcTTGCCGATTAAAAATTAAGTTGAGCTTTGTCCATTGATAAAAAGATTTTTCTACGTATTCTggatctttgtctttgtcagtgcATCAGACGAAGTTACTCAGGTCTGACCTCAACCTCTCAGCGACTTCTTTGTTTATTCCCTGAAGGCGCCACGCTCATTTTGTTCTTTTGAGCAGATCAGGTATCAGCCTCGAGTCATTATTACCCAGTTAGACTAAATACATTCTGGATCTGACCTCTAGCCTGTGTGGTTAAACTTAAATAAACAGCTCTTAACAACCCTGGTGATTTCAGAACGAAACCCTAACATTGCACAAAGGTCTGTGTCAATCTGACTTTAAGTGTGAGCGCTGACCAGGGAGCTGCTGACCTGCCCGGACATGCTGCAGGTCCCGGTTGTCACGGAGACTCCAGACAAACTTTCTGCCTCATCAGCTAAATGTACATCGTGGTCCTGTGAACAAACACATGCTCACAAGGTCGAGCGCTGCCGATCAGGATCGACGGTCGTCCTGCTGGTGCAGAGCGAGGCGCTGCAGTCATGGGAGGGGGCGGGGGATAAATTCTCAGGctggtatttaaaaaaagatgctcAGTCATGGTCATGAAGCTCCTGCTGCACCAGGATGACTCAGAACAGTCAACATCAGGAGGTGGTGACGGTTCCTCCGCGACGGTACCGCACATGTACGACTGCAGCCGAACATGTTACACTCAGCTGACTCACTTCATTCAGTAGTTAACTTGTTATCCACTCGTGTTGAGACTAAAATGGGAAATTGGTTGTTCAAGAtcacattaaatacacaaacgtacaatatgtaacttcggcGTTGTGACGCAGCGTGGGAACATGTTGTCTTTACCACAACTGCCATTAAAAATCGACCTGATGCGACTCaggtgcaaatcatgttcaaGGTCACGTAGTAAAGTTGTATCCGTGTGGCTGGTTAGCAGTGTGTTCAGTCCACAGTCTGATTCAAGGTGCGTCTCACCTTGTCTCTTCAGCGCAGCCTTGGCGTGTCCCACGGCCTCCCAGGGGCTCGGGATGTCCAGGAACACCGCGTCCGCCACGCCGCTCACTCCGAACCCGTCCTTGCACACGTCCTGGTTCCTGACGGTCACCAGGTGATCCACGCGGTGCTCCTTGAACTCCTCGGCCACCTTCTCCGCCCGCTGCTGGTGGAACTCCACCGTGTGCAGGTGACCAGTGGGGGCGATGGTGCGCAGGATGGCGTGGGAGAGGGAGCCGCTGCCCGTACCTGCAACACAGACGCCACAGGGAGGATGAATCACCTGAAGGTTGAAGTCTCACGTTGGAAAAGGACCTGCTCAGCTTTATATctatcaatcaaatgttatttgtgtcATAGATCTTAACAaagtgcgacatcctctgttcttaaccctcaacgaGTCAAAAtaccaaaaaactaaaacaacgGACAATAAAAATCAACCGTGGacaaatctgagagcagacgtttcagatgtgcacagaagcagcaggaacacaagaagaagaacgtgAAGCGTGGCGTTTAGCACTGTCGCTGcatagcaagaaggttcccggttcaAATCCCGTGTAGTTTGTATGTTGACCTCCTGGCGGCCTGCGctttctccggcttcctcccacattccaaagttaattggagactctaaattgaacGTAGGTGTGAATGCGGgtgtgtatgttgtatgttggCTCTTTGATGCCCTGGCGACCCGCCCTgtccccgcctctcgcccagtgtcagctgggcctggcagcagctcctctgcgaCCCTCGAGACGATAAGATGACAGATCAGtgagtcctgctctcaaactgaaggGCCGCGCTCTCAATGAAACacgaggaggaaaaaaacccaACCCTACACGAATCTCTCGTCATCAAACCTGACACGAGGACATTGTTGTGTCTCTGAAATGACGTTTGGATCTTTCCTCTGTCGCGTCACAGTCACAACAAAAGAGTCACAGCTGTTACcacgacacacaaacacccacgtTTTCACACTGCTGGTCTCTCTCCTCTGGCTGATAAGTGGATGCTACATTTCTGAGTGGGCCTTCTCTGCCGGGCAGCAGCCGTGtcgctcctcctgctccacacAATGACTGCTAATGTACAGTTTGTGAAGGAGggatgcgagtgtgtgtgtgtgattttacaAAGAAATAACCCTGGTCACGTGAGCTGCAGTTACGTCTGGAGGAGCGCTGATGCTAGAGGCCAGCACATCCCATCCTCCACagctccctccttctcttcacaTTACATCACCGCCGCCTTTGTTCACACGGCGACAAAGAGGCCAATGTTCACCCCACAGCCGCGCTTTGCCTGGCTACAGCCCCTCGCTGCTGCACAGGGCGCTCCGAGACTGCTAATGGGGAAACGGTGGACTGATTTTGAAGTGAACCCAAAAGGAGAGAGAACACCGagatgtaaataaaacagaatttgaATTGAGGAATACTTAAAAACAACTGTCccctacagagagagagagggagagagcaggtgACTGTGAGGTCGACCTTGTAGGAGAAGGACTCACCAAATGATCAGTTAATGtaaaatttaaacaaatattcaatttgcattcaaattaatcaaattgttTCAACTGAGGAGCATCAACCGGCAGtgcacctgccacctgcacccattggacggtgccagctgtcaatcacactatATCCACGCCCCCGATGCTaatggtctatttgactcttacgaaatgaacatcagctgaagTGAAGAAGAcgtgaaactagagattgagacataaactaCTTAAGAAAATGggaaatgaaaatcattttgtCGTCATCAAGCACATTCAGGACCTGGAGTCTTTGTCCATAAACAGTCTCTAGTTGTCATTTGTTAACtaattcattattaaaatgttttgattaatCAACATTTGTCAAAGCACCAAATCAACTTCTGCAGCGT of the Hippoglossus stenolepis isolate QCI-W04-F060 chromosome 10, HSTE1.2, whole genome shotgun sequence genome contains:
- the trmt61a gene encoding tRNA (adenine(58)-N(1))-methyltransferase catalytic subunit TRMT61A; protein product: MSFVEYSDFIQDGDVAIVYLGHDSLMPVKVQQGAQTQTRYGAIRHSTDLIGKRYGSKVTCSKGGWVQVLHPTPELWTVSLPHRTQILYTTDIATITMMLELKPGSVVCESGTGSGSLSHAILRTIAPTGHLHTVEFHQQRAEKVAEEFKEHRVDHLVTVRNQDVCKDGFGVSGVADAVFLDIPSPWEAVGHAKAALKRQGGRLCSFSPCIEQVQKTCVALADQGFEDISPLEVLLRVHDVRNISLPLPDFGPDSYSQTEPDAKQQAPNHASVALKTTTPPREIPGHTGYLTFATKPRT